ACTGCTGAAACTATGCTTACAAATTATAGTTATGTTCTTTTCCACCACTGGAACACTAGAACAGAAGATTGTTAGCAAGCAGTTAATGCAAAATTTTAATATGGAGTTATCAAGTGTACTTCACATAGTGCATACTTGTACATTACATTGTCTGAAGTCTGCCTAGCAAAGCAATAGACTTAAAATTGAAAATAAGGGGCAATGGATCAATCTGCTAGCCAGCTTCAACTGTAAACTGAAATCGATGTTTCAGTAGTTGGTTTGATCAGCTAGCCAGCTTCTATCTGCTAACCAGGCATGAAATTTATCCAGATGTAAAGAGTTCAGCCAGGTATTCGTGCAGGTGAAGAGGTCATACCTTTTGAAAGTAACCAGACTGATGCTATTTTCATTCATGTGTTAAAAGATGTCTAggcaagaacaaaaaaaaacaacaacaacaacatagcctttcagtcccaagcaagttggggtaggctaaaaGGCAAGAACAGAAAGTGTCTGAAAAAAATCTTGAAACTAGCAGTAGAAATTGGTACCTCAATTTTGGCACAGTGTTCATATGCAGAATAATCATCCGAGATTTGCTTGTGTCAGGCTCCTGTAATTGAAGAACTCCTCTGTAATTTCCTTCCTTTGGAGAGCATCTGATGCTGGCAAGTAGATTATAATACCAACCTCCTAGTGTGTGTGCGCGCATATTACCTCCTCCATTGCTAACACTTGTATCACTCATGAGATAAATATCCTCTTCCAACAGGCATCACCCATTATTGCCACATGAGGTTCAATATATGGAAGAAAATCAAAGGACTGGATAGAATCAGACAAAAATGGTGTAAGGGCAAACTAAAACCTAAATGAACACAGCAGTTTCCAGAATACAATTTTTTTTAATGTCAGCTCAATTTGTAAGCAAGAGAATATTTAGCAGATTCTTCGGTAAGAGAATATAAAGTAAAGATGTATTTGCATACAGAACACCAGGCCACTAGGGTAGCATTGAAATTTTGGGGTACCAAACCATAACAAGTGTACATATATTTTTCAGTGACTCGTGATATGGTCATGAGAGAATATCTCTAAATAATTTCATCATTCAAAGCACACCACAGAGCATGGCCCAAAAAACTGAACTCTTTTCTTTTCAACACTCATTTGTTGGCATCATTGAAGAAACGATACTTTTCAGGCAGGGACTTTGCATGGTGCTTATATTCCTCCCTCGAGAAAAGTGATATAAGCATGGAAGTAGTGGAAGCCTCAAGTGAGAAGTTcttctcatcaagtttggagagGTAGGGCACAGCCCTGCTTATGTCACCTATATGAAACAACCTCCTAACTAGAGCATTTAACATTCGTGAGTCTAGAGCAGTACCACTCTTTTCCATTGCTGAAAACAGGCGATCGAACTCCTCTAGTGATCCTTCTTCTATGAGATTTTCTGCTATTAAGCGGTAGGTCACAACATTTGGAACCAAACCATTAGCATGGATATCAACAAACAAATCCATGGCATCTTCCTTTCTTCCACCTTTGAACAAAGCATCAATCATGATGTTGAAAGTAATAATGTCAAGTTGAAGATCGTTAGAACACAGGCTCCAAAAATTTTTGAATGCCTCATCAACACAATTGTTTTTGCAAAGCCCATTTAGAATTATGTTGTATGTGCAAATGTCCCATTGTTTCCCACTTTTAATCATATTGAGGTAGAGTTTCTTTGCTTCAGCAAATCTCCCGGTTCGAAACAAACCATGCAGTATAGTATTGTAAGTCACAACTCCAGGCATAACTCCCTTGATCAACATTTCTCGGAAAAGACAATATGCATTGTGTCGGTGCGAaaaatgaccaactagtaaatatttgtcgttttgccgtacgttatgatcggatgtggcctagcactcaatgacacatggtttataccggttcagacaacgtgccctacgtccagtttgagtcggtcggtgactttattactgaacccaggtgctcgaagtttgctgtggggttacaaacgggcgagagagggacatgtcccaagtctctgatggaaaggtcgaatggacgctgagagctcggttgctactcaACTGTGTGCTCGAGGTTCGAGCCTCGTGGTTCTATTgttgtgtgttgaatcgatcgTGTGTGTGTTGATCGTccttattgggagagagcgcatccccttttatagatgaaggggacggccttacaagagtgagagagtgagagaaagagggtgcacgtatgctactaagtctttgtcgatgtttcaccaccgatagcctgccacgggggtacccggggcagtatgttcgggcttcggcgtatgctgaactcgatggttaacgcaagagacagtcgatttatcctggttcaggccctcgatcatagatcgagtaataaccttacgtccagtcggcgttagcctttgcgttggattgatcgtgatatgttgtattgtacaattgtcgtcctcttctctcaggagccctgccctcctttatatagtcaggaggccagagtcctagtcggtttgcaatgagatttcctagtaggattacttaatagttctactactaagattacatgggaagaatcctagttggactagatcttctctctcccttgcggggtatcctgtgggtcccgcatcgacaagcccccgagcacttcatggttgagctctgaaagtctcgctttgctccttcaagtcttgttgagtaggaacaaaatgtcatccgagtgctttctggagtgaaaccttgtagcgctttttgggatcttcgagtggtgagtgctttttgaagaaaaagtacatccatctggttgtagcccccgagcctcttgctatttggaacaaggagctggaggatcttgtcttgaagttgctctgattgtccGTTGAagctttatcaaaaagaactcgaatatggcttgttccgggttctttttgtcgtaatgtcttaaagtggtctgtgttgaggaagtcttttggtgacgtgcgctttttcgaagaaaaagtgcactcactgagtgtagcccccgagcctcttgctatttggaacaaaaagttggagggtcttgaacctttatgttgtttgaaaatttgtgttctgaagtagtccccgagacttggattatgtcatcatccgagtagttttgcggtatctttccgaagcggccctttagtcttggattaaaccatcatccgagtagtttcgcggcatgcagcctccgagcttaagcttatgtccgggttctttttgggtgggtgcttgcaaaagttggagggtccagattcttgtcttcaaaaaattctaggGCTATGTATCCCGTAGCCCCATGCTTTcttcgagttcttctctttagaaaagaagtcggatgaagagaagagtcttgatgtgtcgtcgtcgttgtagtcttgagtctcttgtattcttggtcctttgtctttggttccgagcctccgggagtagttgaaatgaaggccgagctccctagcttagtgttgattaagctatgatgctggccgagcccccgagcgtatatccgtgttgttttgttcaggaagaactcggatgcgaggtcttggcgtattctttgatagtctgctgttgtcagatatagttgtatggtggtggttgagtgtaaatgccttttgttcacgggttgtactgtgatggtatattctttcgaatatgcccgtcttcgagtactgtttcctctcgcctgagtcatctattattgagtcctgtcttttcactgtgtcctttgttaggcttatttcgttggtactcctagtccatgtgcgccgctcctttggtctataaatactgtcccggagtgcttgttttcatccattggacattctgttgaaaccttcgtggtcatgaacatggtagtttgtgaagtagagcagcccccgggcatattttgtagttcctgtgtgtcttgtcgtagctggaggaagtcttgtgatagggattagaggtaggctaatcccgcgacagcattgtgccaggatgtacgtggcggtagttggaggaagtcttgtgatgtgggcttcgtttctTCATCGGGCAgctctgggttgatcctcgtcgcctgtcctgagactgtctggtgcagatcaacatcatatccagcatcacatcggtcttgggtagacagatgcccgccggccttctctgctccatgttgtcttgccatgctgccgatttccgccttggatgcactgcgtccgtcctttgaagaaaatagtgtagctgatggcggtttgtccttccgagtagcaatttgggacacgtagtcgttccagagcctagccgtgtctgcgttcctctttgctactttgctttttgtggtgccgagttcgttgggtcttgtaagatttgtaatcttctatttttgaagtcgcttgtaatgtaacgaatcttgtcttctgagttgtcttttacttttctgctgtgatccctgttCGTTCATAGGATTactgagttctttcttaaataaccgggttccttcattccttgtgaggtagccctttctttcttcttggttcgacgagttgttcttgtagcgatctgataGCCCTGCCGTGGTGtcggatggataagtctgaaatctgcccgttggttcgtaccgttgtgtggatttgtgccctccgtcgttttagctgcgtcgataaatggaccgttgcgttctcacactgtgttttaacgggccttgtgggccatttttattactggaaaatctatttaaagaccttttatcttcctttcccttgctgcctagctcttgcctttaaaccctagctttcagaaatccgccgccgtcatcgtcgctgtcacccgagcaccatcatcctagcttcctcttccctagtgccttctttgcttccgccagttcatgggaaagaagaaaactgcAAGCAAGTcacaggcgaccttcgtggacgaggagtcatccctttctttgatcgaaaaccaggagttcgtggccatgagggctgctcagaaggtttggccagctccaacaacaagcgaagaccagctgcgcgagctcgttagcgacggcttgatccaaagtaaagtcatcgctgaatggagagttccgggcgagcatcgggttctagctccaggtcctggtgagattgtcctcttcgtttcctttgtccgcgccggactttgccttcctgcttccaccttccttcatcagtttcttggttatttcggggttggtctgaac
This sequence is a window from Miscanthus floridulus cultivar M001 chromosome 10, ASM1932011v1, whole genome shotgun sequence. Protein-coding genes within it:
- the LOC136488025 gene encoding protein Rf1, mitochondrial-like gives rise to the protein MLIKGVMPGVVTYNTILHGLFRTGRFAEAKKLYLNMIKSGKQWDICTYNIILNGLCKNNCVDEAFKNFWSLCSNDLQLDIITFNIMIDALFKGGRKEDAMDLFVDIHANGLVPNVVTYRLIAENLIEEGSLEEFDRLFSAMEKSGTALDSRMLNALVRRLFHIGDISRAVPYLSKLDEKNFSLEASTTSMLISLFSREEYKHHAKSLPEKYRFFNDANK